A genome region from Salvelinus alpinus chromosome 26, SLU_Salpinus.1, whole genome shotgun sequence includes the following:
- the sfpq gene encoding splicing factor, proline- and glutamine-rich, which translates to MSRDRFNLNVRGNNRGAGFQRRGGAGPMRGGMGNMNNFRQNQHPFQRGPHPGNFGKPPNQIPQITPQKPPASTLSQPGAQAIRPPPTPGPALTMKGPIQQQQAAAAAAPVAVAAATPPAAAAATPMAAPPAAAAIVPAAQPKMLSPPPKPVPPKPALSSPPPNQIKKPALSSPPPNQMNRNLQRPGPGNANGNKSAPANKKPEPQTQKNTSNEAEEAQPPNELRATLSSLRRPGEKTYTQRCRLFIGNLPNDISDDTFKKLFAKYGEPSEIFINKNKGFGFIRLESRALAEIAKAELDDVPMKGRPLRVRFATHSAALSVKNLSPFVSNELLEEAFSQFGVVERAVVIVDDRGRSTGKGIVEFASKPAARKALDRCNDGVFLLTTSPRPIVVEPLEQYDDEDGLPEKLAQKNHNYHQEREEPPRFARPGTFEFEYSKRWKSLDDMEKQQRQQVEKNIREAREKLEGEMDDAFHVHQANMIRQDLLRREEELRRMEEMHSAEMQKRKEMQLRQEEERRIREEETLRQREIEEQIRRKREEAYRSGNFMDNRDMRMTQGGAMGMADNQFGSPNQKFPMGLQGMGAPNAGGAMMPNEMRNERNFPQGGRGAMGPNNQGFGRVREEFDGPAKKPRF; encoded by the exons ATGTCTCGGGACAGATTTAACCTTAACGTTAGAGGAAATAATCGTGGAGCTGGATTTCAACGCCGGGGAGGTGCTGGCCCGATGCGAGGTGGAATGGGTAACATGAATAATTTTAGACAAAACCAACACCCTTTTCAAAGAGGGCCTCATCCCGGTAACTTTGGAAAACCACCCAACCAGATACCTCAGATAACCCCTCAGAAGCCACCCGCATCAACTCTTTCCCAGCCAGGCGCTCAAGCGATTCGGCCACCACCTACTCCTGGCCCTGCGCTAACCATGAAGGGCCCCATACAGCAACAGCAGGCCGCCGCCGCAGCAGCTCCGGTCGCCGTAGCGGCAGCAACTCCGCCGGCCGCAGCAGCAGCAACTCCGATGGCCGCACCTCCGGCGGCCGCAGCAATTGTGCCGGCTGCTCAACCAAAAATGCTGTCCCCACCTCCGAAGCCTGTTCCTCCGAAACCCGCACTTTCATCTCCCCCACCAAACCAAATTAAAAAACCCGCTCTCTCATCTCCCCCACCAAACCAGATGAATAGGAACCTGCAAAGACCAGGACCCGGCAACGCCAATGGGAATAAATCTGCACCCGCGAACAAAAAACCTGAACCTCAAACGCAGAAGAACACTTCAAATGAGGCCGAGGAAGCCCAGCCCCCCAAT GAGTTGAGAGCGACATTGTCCTCGTTGCGCAGACCTGGCGAGAAGACATACACTCAACGATGCCGCCTTTTCATTGGAAACCTTCCCAACGATATCTCGGATGACACATTCAAGAAGCTGTTTGCGAAGTATGGCGAGCCCAGTGAGATTTTCATCAACAAAAACAAAGGCTTTGGCTTCATACGCCTC GAATCCCGTGCATTGGCTGAGATAGCTAAAGCTGAGCTAGATGACGTACCCATGAAAGGCAGACCGCTTCGGGTGCGCTTTGCAACTCACTCGGCTGCACTGTCTGTGAAGAACTTATCACCTTTTGTTTCCAATGAGCTACTGGAGGAGGCCTTTTCCCAGTTTGGAGTGGTGGAGAGGGCTGTTGTAATTGTAGATGATCGCGGGCGCTCCACTGGCAAGGGCATTGTCGAATTTGCCTCTAAACCTGCTGCACGAAAGGCCCTGGATCGTTGCAATGATGGAGTCTTCTTGCTCACCAC GTCACCTCGTCCAATCGTCGTTGAGCCCCTTGAACAATACGATGATGAGGATGGTCTACCAGAGAAACTGGCACAGAAGAACCACAACTATCATCA GGAGCGGGAGGAGCCACCCAGGTTTGCCCGTCCTGGCACGTTTGAGTTTGAATACTCTAAGCGTTGGAAGTCCCTGGACGACATGGAGAAGCAGCAGCGCCAGCAAGTTGAGAAGAACATCCGCGAAGCCCGCGAGAaactggagggagagatggacgatGCTTTCCATGTGCACCAGGCCAACATGATCCGCCAAG ATCTGCTGAGGCGTGAGGAGGAGCTACGACGCATGGAGGAGATGCACAGTGCGGAGATGCAGAAGAGGAAAGAGATGCAGCTCAG GCAGGAGGAGGAACGTCGCATACGTGAGGAGGAGACGCTCCGCCAGAGGGAGATTGAGGAGCAAATCCGGCGCAAGCGGGAGGAGGCCTACAGAAGTGGGAACTTCATGGACAAT AGGGATATGAGAATGACTCAGGGTGGCGCCATGGGCATGGCTG ACAATCAATTTGGCTCACCCAACCAGAAGTTCCCCATGGGACTCCAAGGCATGGGGGCACCTAACGCTGGGGGAGCCATGATGCCCAACGAAATG CGCAACGAGCGGAACTTCCCTCAGGGAGGCCGGGGGGCAATGGGTCCTAACAACCAAGGGTTTGGCAGGGTCCGTGAGGAGTTTGATGGGCCTGCCAAGAAGCCCCGCTTTTAA
- the LOC139554556 gene encoding uncharacterized protein encodes MSTAGARPGLSLDSGGLWHKRAMQRSRALVRTYLKSNSVLALPQPNGTRQRDSDRLPSLAAFKASHRQTTTPLSISEPSLFTLGERAVSVGFSPNRRPPLRKRHLPLCKSCDTIVGKNLNQSNRPVYSHFSYPIRPNPELGKPRSQSLTLAKEQGELRPPVMQHCQSSHWEGLTVRGKPCLSLPSQSSPPAASMPARTQLHIFLPTERIGGREEGDSESVDEGFMDELDSKITSLKLQQGEAKIHTHTDKAPGKIK; translated from the exons ATGAGCACCGCCGGAGCCCGTCCTGGCCTCAGCCTGGACAGTGGTGGGCTATGGCACAAGAGAGCCATGCAAAGGAGCAGAGCTCTAGTCCGAACCTACCTCAAGTCCAACTCTGTGCTCGCACTGCCTCAGCCCAATGGAACACGACAAAGGGACAGTGACCGACTGCCTTCCCTAGCTGCCTTTAAAGCCTCGCACAGGCAGACCACGACTCCACTCAG CATTAGCGAGCCCTCCCTCTTCACCCTGGGAGAACGAGCCGTGTCCGTGGGTTTTTCCCCTAACCGCCGCCCTCCTCTGCGGAAACGACATCTGCCTCTCTGCAAGTCTTGTGACACAATAGTAGGAAAGAACCTGAACCAGAGCAACAGACCAGTGTACAGCCACTTCTCCTACCCCATCAGACCCAACCCAGAGCTGGGGAAGCCCAGATCACAAAGTCTGACCCTGGCCAAGGAGCAAGGCGAGCTCCGTCCTCCGGTGATGCAGCACTGCCAGTCGTCACACTGGGAGGGTCTAACAGTGAGAGGAAAGCCCTGCCTGAGCCTCCCCAGTCAATCTTCGCCTCCCGCCGCTTCTATGCCAGCACGCACACAGCTTCACATATTCTTGCCCACGGAACGAattggagggagggaagagggggacaGTGAATCTGTGGATGAAGGGTTTATGGATGAGCTGGATAGTAAGATCACTTCCCTAAAACTCCAGCAGGGGGAGGCcaagattcacacacacactgataaggCCCCTGGAAAAATAAAGTGA